The Megasphaera stantonii genome includes a window with the following:
- a CDS encoding twin-arginine translocation signal domain-containing protein, translating into MNRRQFLKALGIGAAGLALGGTYYVSRPEFGRLPTGMRRERILASPHYYDGQFQNLEPIDQTVKGGEAKATM; encoded by the coding sequence ATGAACAGACGACAGTTTTTGAAAGCCCTGGGAATCGGCGCAGCCGGCCTAGCCCTCGGCGGTACATATTATGTAAGCCGACCGGAATTTGGCCGCCTGCCGACGGGGATGCGGCGGGAGCGCATCTTGGCATCGCCCCATTATTACGACGGGCAGTTTCAGAACTTGGAGCCTATCGACCAGACTGTCAAAGGGGGAGAAGCCAAGGCGACTATGTGA